The genome window ATCAATCAGGAGTAATATGTGTGCTTCAAGAATACCAACTGCGGATATTTAGCGTCATCCCTAAAACACCGACAACAGCAATCAGTAAATGCTTCACAACGTAGAACTAGAAAGTCCAGGAAATAAATAACTAAGGCAATAACGGAGCAATACACGTTGCAGGGAAGCAATAAATAGATTTTTCAAGCCATTCTACTGAAAAGTGTGAAGGAACtcctataaacataaaaaatgggGATTTACATAGCATAAAGAGAGGATTTAATATGATGACACATGAAAATAACTCAAGATACAAACGAATGTAAAATATAACTATAATGTTATCATGCGCTACACACATCAATAGCACAAACCAACTTTTACATCGaaacttccttccttcttttttatcttcataCAAAGACACTGGCTAAATTGATACCTACAAAGTTTTGCTCCTTCAGAAGCATTAGTCATCTCGTATGTTATAAATGTAAATTCCATCTAAATTTGATAGCCAAAACTTCTTTTCTGTATATCAATGAGGTAAAAATTTTGTATcactaattatatgtatatatatatatatatatatatatatatatatatatatatatatatatagtatatatatacacgtatatatagatatatatatatatatatatatatatatatatatatatatatatatatatatattcatactgatGTACTGAAGAGTGTCCAGAACGAATAAACTCAGACCTTTGGTGTTATCTGAAGCGTGAATGATTTTCCTAATGTTATAACCGTTAAGGAGTTCCTGGTTAATTCTTCAACAACCTACAAAGCAAACCTTTTGAAACTCCTTTGTGGAGTTAACTGGAAAGAACCTGAAGctacctgacgagagagagagagagagagagagagagagagagaaactctcaaATGCATCCGTAACACGACTTAGAACGCAGTCGAAACTCAAGTTGTGAAAAGAACACGAACATGAAAGCAATTCCTACAGACAAGTGCGATGACGTAGGAGGAACTCCGGGAATTTCTTGGAAGACACCGACATCGATTCAAGGACGAGACAATGAACGAAGGCTGATGAAGACAAAAAATGAGCGAGGGCAAATTGTTCAGAAAGGAAATAACTATCGGTAAACAATAGGCAGGAGGACCGATCCTTAGGGCTAACGAACGGGGTAACTACCAGTGGCACCGGGTATATAAGGAGGCCGAACTTGGGGCATCAGACACAAGCGTCGTTATCTCCCTCTCAGGTGGAAGAGCGTCACGAGTTCAAGATGAACCTGAAAGTGGTGAGTGATTGGGACATTGTTTGATCATgggtattaatttattaatatttacttacattttaagATTCGACCACTCATTTCTTGTTTACATAactttaaacaaacaaatatacctAACAGATACCAAAAATTTCATTAGACAGTCTATCAATTCGTTTTACCGTCATGTCCATCAATTTACGCTTCCATTGTCTCATCGACTATGTTCTATTGCATAGGCTATCAAATTAATAGATCAACTTATTGCTTTCATAGTAGAGATTGGTGGCATAATCACTAAGGCGATCGacaccaaaaaataaaacaatatctataaaaatttcgacaaaTTTAAATCACTGAGAGATAAAGAGAAACTTTCATCTATTAATGCAACAATAAATATACAGACTGTAactacaacaaaaattaaatctCAACCTatgtatataactaaaaaaaaataatagttaactTTCTCTGAGAGCACAAGCTCTTGCTCAAATTAAATTatgatttttctcatttttggtgTTTATAAAATTATCCAAATGTCTGTCTTTGAATCAGGTGACGGTGTTGTGTGCCGTCGTGGCAGTGGTAGTGGCTAGACCACGCCAGCATCAGGGGGCGGGAGGAGGCGGAGGATTCGGAGGAGGTGGTGGCGGTGGAAGTGGGGGAGGCggttttggaggaggaggaggatttggaggaggtggaggagataAAGGAGGTGGTGGCGGAGGCGGCTTTGGAGGGGGTGGTGGAAGTAGTGGAGGAGGAGGCGGctttgggggaggaggaggagggggaagcgGAGGAGGTGGCGGAGGTGgcttcggaggaggaggaggagaaagtggaggtggtggaggaggatttggaggaggaggaggaagcgggCAGAGGGGAGGCTCTGGCGGAGGATTTGGAGGTGGTGGAGGAGCTGGAGGCGGAGGCGGACAGAGAGGAGGCTCTGGCGGAGGTTTTGGAGGTGGTGGAGGAGCTGGAGGCGGAGGCGGACAGAGAGGAGGCTCTGGCGGAGGTTTTGGAGGTGGTGGAGGAGCTGGAGGCGGAAGTGGACACAAAGGCGGTTCGGGCGGAGGCTTTGGAGGTGGTGTTGGAGGTAAGTAGGGACTCTTTCGTAACATTGTGGAATCCAACTAAACAAAACTTTATGATTTTGCCAAGAGTATCCATAAAAAGCAGAGAGGAAATCAATTATGGGAATAcagtataaataaacaaatgcaatAAGTTCGTTGTCCTTAAATACAAGATtaacacatatgtatacacacctatatatttacgtgtatatatagcatataggttatacatacaaatacatacacacacgtatatagtaATACTAGTATAGATAATTAATAGAAAGTAATACTTGATTatgattatactattatacattatacacaagTTCATTCATATACCAATTTATATACACtactatactagatatatatactatatacaatatattttattatatacacacacgcacacacatatatactatatactcgtatatatactatatactacaccTACTACTTAATAcgtatcatacgtatatatatcatacatgtttGCTCCTTTGTGTCGTCTTGcctaaaatctgtttttattgtttcatCCACAGCAAGTCACTCGGGCTAAACTTCTTCAATAGGACACCGCAAGTAACAAAGTTATTgttgattattataataaaacaaagaaaaattaatatgtcTTTTAAAAACCCTATTAATGATGTAGACGGAATTTTTTTTGCGGGTAAAAACATACAGTGGTTACAATATGTAATTATCACATAACTgagtatgaaataaatataaccaCACACACTTACGGTTCATATGAGTAATAAACAAACGTGCTGAGGAATTAATACCAAATTGTATGTTTTTCTTACAATAAATTTCTAGGTGACATATTTCAGTACACATATCTACACATATTTCAATACGCACGTCTAGTGACCATTTATTTACAGTACATTTATATAATGATACTGATCTCACAAGATATTACTGGATTTACTATATCGAAGCATCACTTATATCTTAAACACAACGAATGGCAATGAAAACGATACAAGGAGAAATAATCGTTAAAACCGAGTAGATGAATTCATGAGATAATTTTCTGGTGCTTTAAATCAGATGGGAAGCCTCGCACAGTCCGATGTTCTTTTACTTTTTGATTTTTTACTAAACAGAAGTCTTTGCAAACCAACGGCACTCTATGAAcaaagtacagtgaattaagacaGAAATTTTCAACGAATAGTTTTCGGTGGAGGTGGGGAGCGGGAGGAAAAATCTCAAcacccacccacaaaaaaaaaaaaaaaaaaaaaaaaaaaaaaaaaaaaaaaaaaaaaaaaaatcatccagcCTAAGAAGGGTTTACGGACTTAAGAGGGAAAGCGACTATAACCGTTCTAGTCTTTTGTGTTATCGACATCCAGCAAGGtatatgaaactaaaaaaaagtcTGTCTGTTTCCGTCTAGTTACCCGTCTTTAAATTACAAACTCTTTGCAACGTATGTTAAAGTGAGCCCAGAGTGTAAGAAAGTATATAAGAATGATTACATATGCACAAAAGCAATACTGAATCATAAACGTGCAGAATTAATTCTTAAGAAAAACATAGACATATATTTCAGGACGGAGGCCTTATTGTCCCGAAATTTATGGCACTTATTGATGATACAATCATTTTATTTCAACAAATCCAAAAATCATAAGGCTGTGCTATTACACAATATTCAAATATACCATActctgaaatgaaaaattaataaaaaaaaaattcttccagaaATTAAGATGATAACACCACACAGatgcaaattttattttaatatttcattaactctcttatacatttttatattcattcccaaaaggattttattttatcaattttcctCCCCTAGCGTTTCTCTAGTTTTCACTACTTAAGGACACAGGGTTCCTTCACCATAAGCCAATGAATTAAAATGTAGCAACCTGCAGGATATTCTCCTGTATACCGCTTGCGTCTTTCATTAGGACTCAACATTCTCACTGCATCATCCTCTATCTTACTGTATTCTGGCCTGGGCTATGAAAAGGTATTAGGTTGCCCGTCCCGCTGATCTATGTACTTTAACttacttttactttactttatcttcccgccactgacCAGTGGCACAAGGCTGAATGTACTTTAAACgtggaaaatataatttcaatttaatttgtcAATTCTGGAAAAAGACTGTAGAATAACCCGAATGCTGATGTAAAGAAATGAAATGTATTGAAATTTCAAGGCATTCCGTCAAATTAGGAAAAACACTGATCAAATGTCACGGAAAACTTGTACAACGTCGACGTTTGCAGAAGAGTTAAAGTTCAAGGGGAAAAGGAAGGCAGAAGTCAAATAGAGGTGGTTTCAAGAACTCTCCTTGAGGGGTTAAGACGTAATTCGAGAACGAATGGGCGGAGGGTGAAATGCACCGATGTGAAACGTGTAAAGAATGATGAAGGTCACGAAAGGCTGACTACCAAAGGATTAGaatatggtaataataacatTGTCTTAAGACAATGTGGAATCAGGGATAGACAACCGTGACTGAGTTGGAAATAAGGTGAAATGAAGGAGAGAGGAAAATGGAGAAATAtgttgggagggagagagagagagataaaagattcTGCAAACACTACGTGCCAGGTTAAGCAGAACGAGAGGCACAAAGAGGATGCCAGGACAAAGGATATATAAAGGAGGATGGGCCTGGGCATCCTTAACACAAGTTATTTCATCCCTCCTTAGAGCAACATCACATCATCAGTTCAGGATGCATCTAAGCACGGTAAGTCCAAGAATTATTTTCTCTCCTGAATGAGAGAGGATTCTAGTATGTATCCGTATGCACAATTGGcaatttaaaatatgtatatatacaaaatcatatatcatttctaaaggtgtgtacgtatgtataatatggtGAATAGAGTTGAGTGTGGTTAACGTCCTCGTCTCAACCAAAATCGATTCTAACGCATAGACATGAGCGGGTCCGTTTCCTGAAAAATCTATTGTGGCTTCATCAAAAGTAAAATCCAAAGCTTTAAAAGCGAGCTTAATATTTAATCATCATTAACAGCTTTTCTTAAACATCAAACATTACATACTcattacataaacataaatatatatatatatatatatatatatatatatatatatatatacatatatatatatatatagtatatacatatacatccatatatgaAACAGAATCTTATTACGGCtctaaaatagaagaaaaaatcgaTGCTTGGAAGAGGCACTGTGCTATATTCTAAAAGTTCATTTCGTTTTCTGAAAACTATACAAGTTTGAACATTACAACTGGAAACATTCAGTGATAAGTCAACTCAAATAAGAAAACTGAGAACTCCTATTCAAAGAGAAATAAGTAAAGATAAGTTTCTCTCCCAAAACAGGTGGTTGTGTTATTCTCTGCGTTGATCCTGGCGACAGCTGCACCAGGACCTAatcccagaggaggaggaggcggaggttTTGGTGGTGGAtccagtggaggaggtggctttGGAGGAGGTGGTAgacagggaggaggaggacgaggaggaggaggaggaggttttggAGGAGGTGGACAAGGTGGTGGGAGTGGCGGCGGCTTTGGAGGAGGTGGTGgacagggaggaggaggacgaggaggaggaggttttggAGGAGGTGGACAAAGTGGTGGGAGTGGAGGCGGCTTCGGAGGAGGTGGTGGACAGGGAGGAGGAGGTTTTGGAGGAGGTGACGGTCAAAGGGGTGGAAGTGGAGGAGGCTTTGGAGGAGGAGGTCAAGGAGGCTTTGGAGGAGGGGGTCAAGGAGGAGGCTCAGGTGGAggttttggaggaggaggaggaggtcaaggAGGCTTTGGAGGAGGAGATCAAGGAGGCTTTGGAGGAGGAGGCCAAGGAGGCGGCTCAGGTGGTGGCTTTGGAGGCGGAGGAGGACAGAGAGGAGGATCAGGTGGAGGATTTGGAGGCGGCAGCAGCACCGGTGAAAGCTATGCAGGTGCAACTGGAGGTAGGTAAAGCAAATTCCAAAATTATTTCCTAGGCCTTTTATCTTACATTATACTATTCATTAAAACATGCGAATAACAGCTACAATGATCTCAAACTTTCCGTTAGGGTGAAATTGCAAGTAGTGTTCAGTATAATGAACAATGACGCCGATAGGAGTTGTAAGCCCTATTTTAGTTCTGTCTGGGCTTTGTGTTCATGAACTCACGCTCTCGCTCTTTCGGGCTTCGTTCTGGCACCATTGCACACACCAGACTTCCACATACTGTTAACATGTTTCTCATTATTGAACTTTGTGACGAGGCCATTAACCTCATATTAATAATGTTTCGAGAAACAATTCACGATATTTGATTAATATATGCCATTCTTTATACTTGCAGCTAGCTTCCGCCGCTAGAAATCTTCAACAAGGAGTCAGCAATAATGATCTAGAAGTAGTTCTCTCTTGAGACAAAAGCATCCGTGAGAGGTCTTACATCTTCAAGCAAACCTTCTCATGACATCACCAAAAAAAAACCTACTTATAATTTAATACTAATGattgaaattatttatattatcatatgtatatggTTCGGTAAACAATTTCTTGTATAACAAGAAAAAAGGTAAACTTAAAGCTtaacatgaataaaaaagtaaaatataagaagtaTATTATTTTCTTGGTCAAGATAAAGGTCTTGCGCATTCGCTATTCTACACTTTTACGAATAAAGCTTTAAAAATACACGCGTCCCTGAAGTTACAAGCGGAAATGAAATAAACATGTATTTTATATGTCAATCACCGAGTTTAGAATCTGGTGTCAAACTTTGCTGATTTTCACGGTGTCTTCATTCACCTGGAAATGAAGGAAGTTTATTTTGGTTATATATTTGTTTGGATATTAAGAAAATTCCAGCGCTAATTCCCCAGCAAGAAACTCCAGTAATATGGAACATGAAACAAGGCCGTCACGTCTTAAGCAAATTTATGTATTACTGGTTTCAGTATTTAAAATACTAAGGTTTCTTGTTGAACAAACCTTGAATGCCAATAATTTATTAAATGGCTTCCACAGAATATAATGCTCAGgtataaaaggagagagaaaattaaaagtaaacaaataaatcactacAGTCAAggatgttaaaaatataaaagttaagtgttattttgttttaaggggaaaataatcagttttttatagatacatacatcAATATTCATGATACCGTCAAAAAGATTGTTTCATAGGAAAGGGAATGATTAATTGATTTAAGGTTCTCTAGCACCGCAGAAAATATGTAGCCCAAATGTAAAGTAATACATACATTGAAATTAGAAATCAAGAAACAAATTTCATTCAAAATCTTCGCCAATGTGTTGTCTAACAGATACATttgttaaaatttattattgaaatCTGGAGAggatttccagattttttttattaataataataccaacctTAAAGGTTTTGGaatttcggcttacgatgtttaattaaaaaaaaattaacaactggTATCTTGATAACTTTTTGCACAGCATTTTTGTGTATGAAATACTGTCTATTGATGAATTTCTGTCTAAATGATGACTGTGAATGAGACTAATTACCATGACAACTTTTAACATCAAACTAAAAATTCTTCTGTGATAATATCGAGATGTTACAAATTAAGAAAAGAACTGTTGTAATTCATCAACGGAAAATCAAAATTAAAGCCTACAATTACTCTTGGATTACATCAAGCAACAACAAGATGTAATCATACCCACTCACTCAACTTAATTTCGGGTCGTTGAGAGCAATACTTATTCGGTCCAGATTCCTTTAGAAAGTCAGTTGCAAGTTTCTCAGTACTAAGTTTTTGGGGATGAGGTTACTTGTCTCACGTCCAGATATAAACAGGTacaaaaaatcaaatggaaaaaatgaatgaagatgCTCACGAGTGATGGATATGGTACAATACTAAATGCATAGCTGAAGAAAGCTGAACACGTATGAGTTTGCAATAAAAATCACCGAAAAGTGTTTGAGTGTATTGATGCTGAATAACATAATAAAATGAACCATAAACTAGAAATAAAAGGCTCAAAGACTAACAGTTAGATTATGCTGTCATTTTTACCAATAACATTTGTTGTCACTCAGTTCTCAGCTGAATAGAACAGAGGGGCTAAtccttcaaagaaaatatataacaacACATTCTAATGAGAGTGAACACGGCAATGGATGATAACTCTTCAAAGAGAAAATATAACGAATATATTCTAGAGAGAAATCTTGTAGAAAAAAATACTACTACCAAAGTAAGTCTTAACAGTCTGGAATATTGcttaaatatagaataaaagcattgtaaaaaaaactataaatggtAAAAGGATGATTCGAAATAACATGGAAAAATGGGGCAATACATAACTCTGAGAGTCTTCATCCTTTTGACAGccttcacaccacacacacatagcatatatatatatatatatatatagtatatatatatatatatatatatatatatatataatatataatatatatatatatacacacacacacacacacacatatatatatatatatatatatatatatataatatatatatatatatatacataagtatatacttatacaaataCTTACATGCAATTCTTTAAAGATCAGCCTGTGCTGTCTAGAGCCATTCTGAACACTTGCGAGCTGTTTCTTTGCCTCTCTAGAAATGAAACATCCTGCGAAGCGACCAAATCAATACCACCGGCATAACTATTAGACTCATGTGATTAAGAATATGACCAAGAAGCAAGAGTGTTCAAGGTTGTCTTTGAAATTTCCTCTAAACTTTCTTCAAATCATGATGATACTGTACGACAACAAAGTATATTTGCGTTATTAACGATTCAGTCCTAAATTTAGAAACGCATCTGGTGGCAATTCTAAGATGAGTGGTCCAGGCATCGGGAAACAGGAAAGACGAGCTTGAAGAAGGACAAATAAACGGACAACTAGTGAaggaggggcggggggaggaaGGGTTGCTAGTAGGAGGGACTAGGATATGGAGGGCACCTGACTTGGGGTATAAATGGACAAGAAACTTAGGCTTCAGTACAGCACTCGGCCATTTCTAGTCTCTGAGGCATCTACTCCTACATTTGAAGATGGATCTGAAAGTGGTTAGTCAAAACCTTcttaattaattcttttattgttttcaggAAAGAAAACTGTTTATATCATCTCGTCTAATATGAATATACCTTTGATAGCAATATTTTatcttagaaata of Macrobrachium nipponense isolate FS-2020 chromosome 11, ASM1510439v2, whole genome shotgun sequence contains these proteins:
- the LOC135207593 gene encoding uncharacterized protein LOC135207593, whose protein sequence is MNLKVVTVLCAVVAVVVARPRQHQGAGGGGGFGGGGGGGSGGGGFGGGGGFGGGGGDKGGGGGGGFGGGGGSSGGGGGFGGGGGGGSGGGGGGGFGGGGGESGGGGGGFGGGGGSGQRGGSGGGFGGGGGAGGGGGQRGGSGGGFGGGGGAGGGGGQRGGSGGGFGGGGGAGGGSGHKGGSGGGFGGGVGASHSG
- the LOC135207689 gene encoding acanthoscurrin-2-like isoform X3, which produces MPGQRIYKGGWAWASLTQVISSLLRATSHHQFRMHLSTVVVLFSALILATAAPGPNPRGGGGGGFGGGSSGGGGFGGGGRQGGGGRGGGGGGFGGGGQGGGSGGGFGGGGGQGGGGRGGGGFGGGGQSGGSGGGFGGGGGQGGGGFGGGDGQRGGSGGGFGGGGQGGFGGGGQGGGSGGGFGGGGGGQGGFGGGDQGGFGGGGQGGGSGGGFGGGGGQRGGSGGGFGGGSSTGESYAGATGGS
- the LOC135207689 gene encoding uncharacterized protein LOC135207689 isoform X1, encoding MPGQRIYKGGWAWASLTQVISSLLRATSHHQFRMHLSTVVVLFSALILATAAPGPNPRGGGGGGFGGGSSGGGGFGGGGRQGGGGRGGGGGGFGGGGQGGGSGGGFGGGGGQGGGGRGGGGFGGGGQSGGSGGGFGGGGGQGGGGFGGGDGQRGGSGGGFGGGGQGGFGGGGQGGGSGGGFGGGGGGQGGFGGGDQGGFGGGGQGGGSGGGFGGGGGQRGGSGGGFGGGSSTGESYAGATGASFRR
- the LOC135207689 gene encoding uncharacterized protein LOC135207689 isoform X2, producing the protein MPGQRIYKGGWAWASLTQVISSLLRATSHHQFRMHLSTVVVLFSALILATAAPGPNPRGGGGGGFGGGSSGGGGFGGGGRQGGGGRGGGGGGFGGGGQGGGSGGGFGGGGGQGGGGRGGGGFGGGGQSGGSGGGFGGGGGQGGGGFGGGDGQRGGSGGGFGGGGQGGFGGGGQGGGSGGGFGGGGGGQGGFGGGDQGGFGGGGQGGGSGGGFGGGGGQRGGSGGGFGGGSSTGESYAGAIAASFRR